The Romeriopsis navalis LEGE 11480 genomic sequence ATGCTAATCCAGCTATTTAGGGGCCTAGATTAAGAAAACCTATGATTTCACCGGTTGGATACATGCTTTTAAGACGCTCCAAATATCCTTGATACCGGCGGCTAGCCAGCGATCCCCGCTTCCTGCGCGAGGGGCGATTGGTCGATCTGATAGCTGGTCAAGCGGCCATCTTCCATATTGATCAATCGATCGGCGACATCTAAGATCCGATTATCGTGGGTTACCAGCAATACCGCCGAGCCCTTTTCTTTGGCTAATCGGCGCATGATTTCCACCACGTCACGGCCCGACTTTTTATCTAAGGCGGCGGTCGGCTCGTCCGCTAGCACTAATTTGGGATTGGAAACTAAGGCGCGCGCGATCGCCACCCGTTGTTTTTGACCACCAGACATTTCGTCGGGGTAGTAATTGATATGGTCCGATAGTCCGACGGCGGTGAGCATCGCTTCGGCCATATCCTGTTGTTCGTGCTTGTTGAATGGATGGACTTCGAGGGCCATCATCACATTTTGTTTTGCCGTTAGTGATCCCAGCAGATTGTGGGCCTGAAAGATATACCCAATATTGCGGCGGAGTTCGACTAAATCACGACTGGGGGCCTTGAGCAGTTCTTCTCCCAGCACCCGCATGCTGCCTTCTTGGGTTGATCGCAGTGCCCCAATTAAAGTTAATAGTGTGGTTTTACCGGAGCCGGAAGGGCCAGTCATGATCACGACTTCTCCCGGTGCGACTTCAGCCGTGACTTCAAACAGGATCTGTTTGCGCAGTTTCCCCTTGCCGAAGTAGTGATTAACGTGATCGATCGTGATGATGGGGTCAGTCATGTAAATCTGGGGGCAAGCGCGGGCTGCAAGAGCGGCGGGTGGAAAATGTGTATCTTATGGCGGTTTCTATTCTGCCAAATTTACGGGAATGTCGGGGTATTGCCAAGCCTCAAACGGGGGGCTTAGCGAGAATTTGGCACCAGACTTGATGGCGCAAATGTCTTATCTGCCGGGCTTAATCGGGGGTTTCAGGCCGAGCCATTTGCATCAGAATATTCTGGGATGATTGCTCGATCGCGCCATTCTCCGGTGTGCGCTGGATATATCGACCATCGGGTTGTAAATCCCAGGCATGGCGGTTATCAGCCAATAAAATCCCGAGAATTTCCTGTAAATCCTTGGCTAATTCCGGATCCTCGATCGGCGTCACGGCTTCAACGCGGCGATTGAGGTTGCGTGTCATCCAGTCCGCGCTGCCGATATAGACTTCTTCTTCGCCATTATTGTGAAAGTAGAACACTCGTGAATGTTCTAAAAATCGGCCCACAATGCTGACCACATTGATCGTTTCACTGATCCCCGGTAGGCCGGGTTTGAGACAGCAGATGCCGCGCACGATCAAATCGATTTTTACGCCGGCACTGCCTGCTTGATAGAGTGCTTCAATCACTTTGGCATCAACTAGGGCATTCATTTTGGCCACAATCCGGCCATTGCCATGGGCTTGGTGTTGCTGGGTTTCGCGATCGATCAGTTCCAACATCCGCCGCCGCAGACTGACCGGCGCGACGAGCAGTTTGCGGTATTCCGACTGGCGGGAATAGCCGGTGAGCGAATTAAACAGATCGGTGACGTCCGCGCCAATTTCTTCGTTGCAGGTTAAGACCCCTAAATCGGTGTAGAGTCCGGCGGTTTTGGGATTGTAGTTGCCCGTGCCGACATGCACGTAACGACGAATTCTGCCGGTTTCCCGGCGCACGACGAGGGCCAGCTTGGTATGTGTCTTTAATCCGACTAAACCGTAAACTACATGTACCCCAGCACTTTCGAGCCGCTTGGCCCAGAGGATATTGTTTGCTTCGTCAAATCGGGCTTTGAGTTCGATCAAGACAGCAACTTGGATGCCATTCTCTGCGGCTTTGATCAGGGCTTTGACGATCGGCGAATCACCGGAAGTCCTATATAGCGTCATTTTGATGGCGACGGCACCGGTATCATGGGCGGCGGCTTCAATAAACCGCTGCACACTGGTGGAAAAGGACTGATAGGGATGGTGCAGCAGAATGTCTTGCTGCCGAATACTGCTGAAGATATCGGACTCCGCGCCTTCTGGATTGTCGATGTCAAATTCCAGAAGTTTTTTCAGGCGGGGATGTGTGGCCGGTTTCCAGCTCGGGTCTTTGAGTTCGGGGAGCGGTAATCCCAGAAAGTTCATTAAGTCGCGCAGACAGAGCAAGCCATCGAGTTCGTAAATATCCTGCTCGGTAATATCCAGTTCTTGAATTAGTAGCGATCGCAAGGCAGGTGGCATATTTGATGGCAGCTCGACCCGTACGACGGAGCCCCCGACGCGGCGCTTCCGTAATTCCTGCTCGATCGCTTCCATGAGGTCATCGGCTTCATCTTCTTCGACTTCTAGATCGGCATTCCGGGTGACGCGGAAGGGGTAGTATTCTTGGACATCCATGCCTGGAAATAAGGTGCCGAGGTTGTGGGCGATCACTTGCTCCAGCGAGACGCCAACCCAAGCCGGGGGTTTGGCCGCTGCAATGGGGGTCACATCTGGTGCTGTAACGGCGGCGGTGAGATTGACTGGGACTGCCTGCAGATCGCTCGGGAGTGGAATAAATCGGGGTAACACTTTGGGCACTTTGACCCGTGCAAACCGTTCTTGACCAGAATCACGATCGCGAATCACCACCGCCAAACTCAGACTAAGGTTAGAAATGTAGGGAAATGGATGACCGGGGTCGATCGCCAGTGGCGTGAGCACGGGAAATACCTGTTGCTCAAAATATTGCTTCAGATGCTCACGCTGCTGCTGATCTAAGTCAATGTAGTCGAGTAAGTAAACCTGATGCTGTGCGAGTTCTGGCCGAACGACTTGCTCGAAATGTTGGTGCTGCTGAGCGACGATCGGATGCAGTCGATCATAAATCAGTGTGAGCTGCTGCTGTGGCGTTTTGCCATCGATGCTGCGTTTGCCGACACCGGCCTCGACCTGCTGCTTCAGGGCGGCGATCCGCACCATAAAGTATTCATCTAAGTTCGAGCTGAAAATCGCCAGGAACTTTAGCCGTTCTAATAATGGCGTGCGTGCATCGATCGCCTCATGCAAAACGCGATTATTAAATTCAATCCAGCTCAACTCGCGATTGAAGTAATAGGTTGGGTCTGACAGACTAATTGACTGTGATTCCTGTGCCTGCTTTTTGGGGGGTTGCCGCCGCCTCACCATAGACTTGTTACCCTATCCATTTACTGAGAGTCTGGTTGATGTTGACTCTGGTTGATATTGTGAATGCGATCCAATGTTTACCGTACCGGTTAGGGCTGACCGCAATGTGTTAGCTGCCATACGCTGTTCCAACTAGAGACCCTGGCGAAAGACCTCATCCTCTTGGCCTTTCCACCATTCCCCCATATTCATTAGAGAACGGTGTAGATCTTCGAGTTCACAGGCATATTCTGTATCGCTCATTTCATGGCGACGTTCTTTTAGCTTCGCTAAACGCAACTGGAGCAGGAGCCAGGGTTTAGAGAGGCCGTCGTTTGCTTCAATGTATCGGGCTAAATCGTCGCTATGCATAGTTCTGTGTCAGCTGCGGAGAACTCCAGATAAAACAAGAGGGGCGTAGCTACGCCCCTCTTCATTATTGGGTAAGCCCCGGCCGACTGGCTGGAACTAACCGTTTGATGGAATCTACGCGCCCAAATTAGCAGCAACGAAGTCCCAATTCACGAGCTTGTCGAGGTAGTTACCGATGTAACCCGGGCGGGCGTTCTGGAAGTCGAGGTAGTAAGCATGCTCCCAAACGTCCAAGGTCAACAAGGGCTTTTGGCCTTTGGTCAAGGGGTTATCAGCATTGGCGGTCTTGGTGATTTTCAAGGTACCACCGTCATCAACTAACCAAGCCCAGCCGCTACCGAATTGGGTGGCGGCGGCAGCGGCGAAAGCTGCCTTGAACTCATCGTAGCTCCCAAAAGCGGCGTTAATTTTCTCGGCCAATGCACCAGTCGGGGCACCGCCACCGCCAGGCTTGAGGCTATTCCAGAAGAAGGTGTGGTTCCACACTTGGGCAGCATTGTTGAAGATGCCAGCCGCATCGGCCTTGCCCGCTGTCATGGTGATGATTTCTTCCAAAGACTTGCCCGCATACTCAGGCTTGTCAGCCACTAGCTTGTTGAGGTTAGCGACATAAGCTGCATGGTGCTTACCGTAGTGGTACTCGAAAGTCTCCGCTTTCATT encodes the following:
- a CDS encoding DevA family ABC transporter ATP-binding protein, whose amino-acid sequence is MTDPIITIDHVNHYFGKGKLRKQILFEVTAEVAPGEVVIMTGPSGSGKTTLLTLIGALRSTQEGSMRVLGEELLKAPSRDLVELRRNIGYIFQAHNLLGSLTAKQNVMMALEVHPFNKHEQQDMAEAMLTAVGLSDHINYYPDEMSGGQKQRVAIARALVSNPKLVLADEPTAALDKKSGRDVVEIMRRLAKEKGSAVLLVTHDNRILDVADRLINMEDGRLTSYQIDQSPLAQEAGIAG
- the ppk1 gene encoding polyphosphate kinase 1: MVRRRQPPKKQAQESQSISLSDPTYYFNRELSWIEFNNRVLHEAIDARTPLLERLKFLAIFSSNLDEYFMVRIAALKQQVEAGVGKRSIDGKTPQQQLTLIYDRLHPIVAQQHQHFEQVVRPELAQHQVYLLDYIDLDQQQREHLKQYFEQQVFPVLTPLAIDPGHPFPYISNLSLSLAVVIRDRDSGQERFARVKVPKVLPRFIPLPSDLQAVPVNLTAAVTAPDVTPIAAAKPPAWVGVSLEQVIAHNLGTLFPGMDVQEYYPFRVTRNADLEVEEDEADDLMEAIEQELRKRRVGGSVVRVELPSNMPPALRSLLIQELDITEQDIYELDGLLCLRDLMNFLGLPLPELKDPSWKPATHPRLKKLLEFDIDNPEGAESDIFSSIRQQDILLHHPYQSFSTSVQRFIEAAAHDTGAVAIKMTLYRTSGDSPIVKALIKAAENGIQVAVLIELKARFDEANNILWAKRLESAGVHVVYGLVGLKTHTKLALVVRRETGRIRRYVHVGTGNYNPKTAGLYTDLGVLTCNEEIGADVTDLFNSLTGYSRQSEYRKLLVAPVSLRRRMLELIDRETQQHQAHGNGRIVAKMNALVDAKVIEALYQAGSAGVKIDLIVRGICCLKPGLPGISETINVVSIVGRFLEHSRVFYFHNNGEEEVYIGSADWMTRNLNRRVEAVTPIEDPELAKDLQEILGILLADNRHAWDLQPDGRYIQRTPENGAIEQSSQNILMQMARPETPD
- a CDS encoding superoxide dismutase gives rise to the protein MAFEQAPLPFAKDALEAHGMKAETFEYHYGKHHAAYVANLNKLVADKPEYAGKSLEEIITMTAGKADAAGIFNNAAQVWNHTFFWNSLKPGGGGAPTGALAEKINAAFGSYDEFKAAFAAAAATQFGSGWAWLVDDGGTLKITKTANADNPLTKGQKPLLTLDVWEHAYYLDFQNARPGYIGNYLDKLVNWDFVAANLGA